One Bombina bombina isolate aBomBom1 chromosome 5, aBomBom1.pri, whole genome shotgun sequence DNA segment encodes these proteins:
- the LOC128659208 gene encoding gastrula zinc finger protein XlCGF8.2DB-like — protein MNSYGLDKYVNSSYLSFTTGSIRMIPQTPIVLDTNDYSQTLGKSQQIFKEDGELAGTGQQLLCTESNLVLKQEDNIYDFSSEIIIPEDKPHICTEFSKHIKEGKSLHSSQTIHTKEKHFKSTECEKSFRWKSHPLEHYKIHTGEKPHTCPVCGKCFTRMNNLKSHEKIHTGEKPFTCTECGKSFTRMDYLKSHERIHTGEKPFTCSECGKCFTEKSHLKYHERSHTVEKPLTCTECGKSFTHMNNLKTHERIHTGEKLFTCTECGKSFTHMNNLKTHERIHTGEKLFTCTECGKSFTQKIDLKTHEWIHTGEKPFTCTECGKRFTQKSGLKIHERIHTGEKPFTCTECGKRFTQKSDLKTHERSHKGRKLSHV, from the exons atgaactcatatgggttag acaaatacGTCAATAGTTCATAtttatccttcactacaggaagtatcagaatgataccgcaaactccaatagtcttagacaccaatgactattcacaaacattggggaaatcacagcagatatttaaagaagatggtgaattggcaggaactgggcagcaattattatgtacagagagtaatttagtcctcaaacaagaggacaacatttatgacttttctagtgaaattattatcccagaggataaaccacacatatgtactgagttttcaaaacatattaaagaagggaaaagtctgcATTCTAGCCAAacaattcatacaaaggagaaacatttcaaatctacagaatgtgagaaaagctttagatggaagtctcatccactagaacactacaaaattcacacaggtgagaaaccacacacatgtcctgtgtgcggcaaatgttttacacgaatgaataatctgaaaagtcatgaaaagattcacacaggggaaaagccgttcacatgtacagagtgtgggaaaagttttacacgaatggattatctgaaaagtcatgaaaggattcacacaggggaaaagccttttacatgttcagagtgtgggaaatgttttacagagAAAAgtcatctgaaatatcatgaaaggagtcacacagtaGAAAAGCCTttaacatgtacagagtgtggaaaaagttttacacatatgaataatctgaaaactcatgaaaggattcacacaggagaaaagctattcacatgtacagagtgtggaaaaagttttacacatatgaataatctgaaaactcatgaaaggattcacacaggagaaaagctattcacatgtacagagtgtggaaaaagttttacacaaaagattgatctgaaaactcatgaatggattcacacaggagaaaagcctttcacatgtacagagtgtggtaaacgttttacacaaaagagtggaCTGAAaatacatgaaaggattcacacaggagaaaagcctttcacatgtacagagtgtgggaaacgttttacacaaaagagtgatcttaaaactcatgaaaggagtcacaaggGAAGAAagctttcacatgtttag